CTTAAACCGTCTCGAAGCAGAAATGAATTACGTGGAACAGGGGTGAATAATATGTCAGATTTGATTCAAAAACCAGCGAAAAAGCGGTTGCTGGACCGTAAGGGTGCAGCGGCGCCGCAACAAACATATAAAGCTGAAGTATCTGAAGACAAAACAGTGGAATCGAAAGCTACTGTTCAGAAAGAAACTTCAAACAAACGATCAGCCAAGAACTCCGTCAACATGGGTTCAAGCACTGTTCGTGTATCGAACCTCACAAAAAACAAATTGTCAGCGTTAGTGACGATGGGCAAAGCGGATTCGGCAGATGCGATTATTTCTACGATGATTGACGAGTATCTGGAGCTATTCTCTTCCAATGAGAGAAAAGAATATGAACTGATTCGAGACGTTTTGATGATGAAGCATAGTAAATAAAA
This region of Exiguobacterium marinum DSM 16307 genomic DNA includes:
- a CDS encoding DUF5388 domain-containing protein, producing MSDLIQKPAKKRLLDRKGAAAPQQTYKAEVSEDKTVESKATVQKETSNKRSAKNSVNMGSSTVRVSNLTKNKLSALVTMGKADSADAIISTMIDEYLELFSSNERKEYELIRDVLMMKHSK